The following DNA comes from Tunturibacter psychrotolerans.
GTTGCTCTGGACAGTGACGTTGCCCTGTACGGTGTTGCTCGGGCAGGAGCCGTCCGTAGTGCCGACCATCACTGGGGCGCCGTTATTCTGGAGGGTGAGGTCACCCCTCACCGTGGTGCCGCAGAGATGGCTGGTGGCCGAGTTCGTCGGCGTGCCCTGGACCTGGAGATTGCCGCCGATGGTAGTGCCAGATGTAATGGAGAAGGTGCCGCCGCTGATCTGGAGGTTTCCGCCAAGGCGTGTCTGCACGAGTTCGACTGTACCGTTGGTCACGTTGAGGCTTCAGTGGCAACATCACTGTCTCAGCCAACCAGGTCTGTGTCTTCGTCGGAGGCTCGGTCAGCGGCAACCCTGCCGGTGAGCTTCACCGCCGCCGGACCGGCCACAGTTTCAGGCTCTGTCCTCACGATCACCGGCGCCGGACAGGGTTGTATCACCCTAAACGCCATGTGACGGGGGAGGGAATGCGACGAGTATATTCAGACGAATGGTTGAAACGATGGCCGGGACGTCGGATCTAATCTTCGGGAATCACTTCGATCGCGTTGACAACCGCGTAGTTCACAACGGGCAGGAAGGATAGCTCGATCCTGCCGTCAGCGCTCGCCTGTATGCCTTCGAAAGTCTTCACGACCGGCGCTGAGCCGCCTTCGCGGAGAATGTCGAAGTCTTTGAGCAGCATGCTTCCGTTACACGCTACGTCGAAGACTCTGCTGCCTAATCCGCCGATGCCGCCGTTCTCGCGGCCAAACCATGGCTCTCGGAAGTACAGCCGTAGTCGATATTTTGCGAACGGTACCGCCGGTATGTTGTAGCGGAATCGGCCGATGCGGTCGAATGCGTACATTCCGAGATCCGCAAGCCGCGCCTGTTGGGGAGTCTGTCCACGCCGTCCCCCACTGAAGTATCGATCGGAGAGCCAGAACTGTTTATTGCTATCAAGCATTGAGGCCGGGCCGGCCAAGAGCCGCACCAGGACCTGCTTGCCGGAAGACTCAGGCAGGATTTCGACTGCGTTCAGGAGCGACACTTCACTGATGTAGTCGAGATGGATCGCCCCGTCATTCTCTGGTGTCACCCCGGTCACGATAGTGGAGGTTGCGATGCCGTCGCCACCTGCTTCGCTCACGACGTCGAAGCCGATGTGCGGTCCAGCATTGATCGAAAAAGTGGCGGGCCGGGTTGCCGCTTCAAGGTCCGAAGCTTCGGCGAAATGAAGATGAATCTCATACGTGCCCTGTTTGACCGGGAAGATGCAATGCGCGATTCCACGCACTCCGCTCTGGTAAAGGTACGGATCTTCGGTGCCGCCAACTCGCAGATTCGACAACTGGGTGTTTGTTCCACCCTCGCAGTACCGCGCAAAAGACCAGGTTAAGCCCGAGCGATCTGTATAGGGTTTTCGATCTACTCCCATCAGGGCGCGGATCTGATCCGGCGGAGGGCCAGAAGGTGCCGAGGTTGCTGCACCCACGACCGGCTCCTGCATTTTCGGGAGGCGCGTGCGCAAGGTCCACATCGTAAAGCAGACGATGGCGACGAGAGCCACTCCAATCCACAGGCCGACCCTTCCGCGGTTTCCCGGGTGATATTCGAGCTCGACCGGCGAGGTGAAAATTGGGGACTGCGCAGGCGGTGATTGAACGCTTTCAACCAAATGTTCCGCTTCTGGCGGGTGGTTTTCTGGGGCAGGTGTTTTTGCGGGAACGAAGATCGGTACGTAGTGTCCCGGAGGCATGACGACTCGGAATGGCCGCGAAGCACCTGCTGTCTGGTAAATATCGTTGAGTCGTTTTCTAAGCGAATGAACCGTGACCCGCACGATTGTGTCGGTCTGTGGGTCGAAACTCGGCCGGCGGCCCAATGCTTCTACTGCGATGTTGTATTCCTTGATTTGGTCGGCTCTGCCACCAAAGCGCTCTTCGCAGACGTACTTCAGCACACGCGCGATGTTCGCCGAGCGGCCAAGGACGCCAGAAGTCAAAAGCCAGTCCAGTTCCGCACGCTCGAGTTCTAAATCATCGCCGAGCGCATGCTCCGATTCGAAGATGGTTCCACCTGCTGCCACAGGCCGCCATTTTACACAGAACGCCTCGTTCCTGGACTCTTCTTTGTAAGTTACTGCTGAGAGGGTGGTTACACTCGATCGCTAACAAAGACGTGCAAAATATTGTTCTTGAATGACTTACGGTCGAAGAATATGAAGTAGCTTAGCTACTCGTTGGCCTGTCACGTTTATTCAACCGTTACTTTGAGTTTATCTGGTTTGGGTAACTGATACGCCATGCGATTCTCATTATCTGACGCGGGTTTTTGCGGCTTGGGGGCTTGACAAGGTTTGAAAGGGTTGGATCGCTGACGATTTCTGGTTCTCAAGGAGAGGAAGGGCGGAAGCAGCAAGGGCAAAGACGAAATACCGGGGTCCTTCGAACTGGGTTGCTCATAAAGTGCCGTGAGCAACTTCGCTCAGGATGACGAGTGTTTGGGTGAAGGGAAGACCGAGAACCAGTGAGAGTAGGCAACAGAAAAGATGTAGCGAACCTCTTCCGCTTGAGTAGGGGATAACGGACAAAGGGTAAGCAAAGGCAGACGGCAAGAGTCGGTGCTAGGCTGCTGAGGGGTACATGGAGTCAAGATGATTTTTGATATTGAGAAGATAAAGGCGCGTGAGACCTATAACCTGCTGATCGGGTTGGTTGCGCCTCGACCGATTGCGTTGGTGACGAGTATGAATCATGAGGGCAGGATGAATGCTGCACCTTTCAGTTCTTACAACTACCTCTGCACAGATCCGCCGATTATCGGGATGGGTGTGACGAATCGGCCTTCGAGTGATCATGTGCCGAAGGATACGGCGCGGAATATTCGGCGGACAGGGGAGTTTGTGGTGAATGTGGTGACCGAGGATATCGCGCAGCAGATGAATATCTGCGCTACGGATTTTCCGGCGGAGTTCGACGAGTTGGAGATGGCTGGATTTACGACTGCGCCGTCGCATGTGGTGAAGGTGCCCCGCATTGCGCAGGCGCATGCTGCGCTCGAGTGCAAAGAGTTTACGACGATGGAGATTGGCCGGTCGCGGAT
Coding sequences within:
- a CDS encoding malectin domain-containing carbohydrate-binding protein gives rise to the protein MAAGGTIFESEHALGDDLELERAELDWLLTSGVLGRSANIARVLKYVCEERFGGRADQIKEYNIAVEALGRRPSFDPQTDTIVRVTVHSLRKRLNDIYQTAGASRPFRVVMPPGHYVPIFVPAKTPAPENHPPEAEHLVESVQSPPAQSPIFTSPVELEYHPGNRGRVGLWIGVALVAIVCFTMWTLRTRLPKMQEPVVGAATSAPSGPPPDQIRALMGVDRKPYTDRSGLTWSFARYCEGGTNTQLSNLRVGGTEDPYLYQSGVRGIAHCIFPVKQGTYEIHLHFAEASDLEAATRPATFSINAGPHIGFDVVSEAGGDGIATSTIVTGVTPENDGAIHLDYISEVSLLNAVEILPESSGKQVLVRLLAGPASMLDSNKQFWLSDRYFSGGRRGQTPQQARLADLGMYAFDRIGRFRYNIPAVPFAKYRLRLYFREPWFGRENGGIGGLGSRVFDVACNGSMLLKDFDILREGGSAPVVKTFEGIQASADGRIELSFLPVVNYAVVNAIEVIPED
- a CDS encoding flavin reductase family protein, with the translated sequence MIFDIEKIKARETYNLLIGLVAPRPIALVTSMNHEGRMNAAPFSSYNYLCTDPPIIGMGVTNRPSSDHVPKDTARNIRRTGEFVVNVVTEDIAQQMNICATDFPAEFDELEMAGFTTAPSHVVKVPRIAQAHAALECKEFTTMEIGRSRIVLGRVVSIYIEDKFVDPAGPYVLSEELHAIGRMNGLGAYVKTRDSFLNIPRIPFEEWEKGKR